The Rhododendron vialii isolate Sample 1 chromosome 6a, ASM3025357v1 genome includes a window with the following:
- the LOC131328892 gene encoding 7-deoxyloganetin glucosyltransferase-like: MGSLTNLEKPHVVCIPYPAQGHINPMLKLAKLLHYKGFHITFVNTEFNHKRLVKSQGLDSLTGVPSFRFEAIPDGLPESDLDATQDIPSLCESCDNNCLVPFKDLVSKLNDTASSNVPPVTCIVSDGALTFTLVVAKELGIPDVVLWTASVCGFMGYVQYHNLIEKGYTPLKDASYLINGYLDTVIEGIPGMEGIRLKDFPSFVRTTDPNDFMIQFALTVIDNVRKASAIIFNTFDELEHDVLEPLSASFPPMYAIGPLHLLVNQIEENSLNVLGSNLWKEDPKCLEWLDSNGPNSVVYVNFGSITVMTPNQLVEFAWGLANSNHAFLWIIRPDLIAGQTSVLPPEFLDVTKDRGLLASWCPQEKVLAHPSIGGFLTHNGWNSTLESISSGVPMVCWPFFSEQLTNCWFSCVKWGIGMEIDSDVKREKVEGLVRELMVGEKGKEMKRRAMEWKKFAEEATQGSSSSSLLNLDKVINQVLLSPRH, encoded by the exons atgggttcCCTGACCAACTTAGAGAAGCCTCATGTAGTATGCATTCCATATCCAGCACAAGGCCACATAAACCCAATGCTAAAACTAGCAAAACTCCTTCACTACAAGGGTTTTCACATCACCTTCGTCAACACAGAGTTCAACCACAAACGCCTCGTAAAATCACAGGGCCTCGACTCCCTCACCGGAGTTCCCTCATTCCGGTTCGAGGCCATACCCGATGGGCTCCCTGAGTCCGACCTTGATGCTACGCAAGACATCCCTTCCCTTTGTGAGTCCTGCGACAATAACTGCTTGGTTCCTTTTAAAGATCTTGTGTCAAAATTAAACGACACTGCTTCCTCAAACGTTCCACCCGTGACTTGTATAGTGTCCGATGGGGCACTGACCTTCACTCTGGTCGTGGCTAAAGAATTGGGCATTCCAGATGTTGTTTTATGGACAGCTAGTGTTTGTGGTTTCATGGGTTACGTTCAATACCACAATCTTATCGAAAAGGGATATACGCCACTCAAAG ATGCGAGCTACCTTATAAACGGATACTTGGACACAGTAATAGAGGGTATACCTGGTATGGAAGGTATACGATTGAAGGATTTTCCAAGTTTCGTCCGAACCACTGACCCTAATGATTTTATGATCCAATTTGCATTGACTGTAATTGACAATGTTCGTAAAGCTTCTGCTATTATTTTCAACACATTTGATGAACTCGAGCATGACGTTTTGGAACCCCTCTCCGCCAGTTTTCCTCCTATGTACGCGATTGGGCCTTTACATCTACTCGTGAATCAAATCGAAGAAAATAGCCTAAACGTCTTAGGATCAAATCTTTGGAAAGAAGACCCCAAATGCCTCGAATGGCTCGACTCCAATGGACCCAACTCTGTTGTTTACGTGAACTTTGGAAGCATCACAGTAATGACGCCAAACCAATTGGTGGAGTTTGCTTGGGGGCTTGCTAATAGCAATCATGCATTTTTATGGATAATAAGGCCAGATCTTATAGCCGGCCAAACATCTGTTCTTCCACCGGAGTTCTTGGACGTGACAAAAGATAGGGGTTTACTAGCAAGTTGGTGCCCGCAAGAAAAAGTACTGGCACACCCGTCTATCGGAGGGTTTTTGACCCACAATGGGTGGAACTCTACTCTGGAAAGTATTTCTAGTGGGGTGCCAATGGTGTGTTGGCCATTTTTCTCTGAGCAACTGACCAATTGTTGGTTTTCGTGTGTTAAATGGGGCATTGGGATGGAAATAGACAGCGAtgttaagagagagaaagtcgaGGGTCTTGTGAGAGAGTTGATGGTTGGGGAGAAGGGCAAGGAGATGAAGAGAAGAGCCATGGAATGGAAGAAATTTGCTGAAGAGGCTACTCAGGGTTCATCTAGTTCTTCCTTGTTGAATCTTGATAAAGTAATCAACCAAGTGCTTCTTTCTCCAAGACATTAG